In Sulfuracidifex metallicus DSM 6482 = JCM 9184, a single window of DNA contains:
- the nuoH gene encoding NADH-quinone oxidoreductase subunit NuoH has product MTILSLLKFYIFYPSFFVTVIFPGAIFALVFLLFVIWFERKAAARVQMRVGPYYASKRIGGFFQLFADAFKFVFSEIIIPSGVNRTLYILSPVLVLVVSFIPIVLLPVSVIPKTGSIFSPYYYSFLDPRLNLGVVAGYFTRFNLVIILGLEAIYPIFVVFLGWVTNNRFAIVGAIRETFLSVSYDVLILMSTLSLALEYHTLDIVEIVQSGIPGVIADPIAAFVFLVAMLIGSSRFPFDIVEAETEVVIGPYTEYSGFLFVLNMAGTYIVNLVYALLFADLFLGGWLPFSGFPGLIFTVFKAALIVLFAVFLRSVYGRYRVDQALRGGWKYLFPLSLVSLVIGMMVGYLWL; this is encoded by the coding sequence ATTACTATATTATCTTTATTGAAATTTTATATCTTTTATCCCTCATTTTTTGTTACAGTGATATTTCCTGGTGCGATATTCGCTCTAGTTTTCTTGCTCTTCGTTATATGGTTTGAACGTAAGGCCGCCGCAAGGGTTCAAATGAGGGTAGGTCCTTATTATGCCTCTAAGAGAATTGGAGGTTTCTTCCAACTTTTCGCTGACGCCTTCAAGTTCGTTTTCTCTGAAATAATAATACCAAGCGGTGTTAATAGGACGTTGTATATTTTAAGCCCAGTATTAGTTTTAGTCGTATCATTCATCCCTATAGTACTGTTACCAGTTTCCGTAATACCTAAGACTGGTTCAATATTTTCCCCTTATTATTATTCCTTCCTAGATCCTAGACTCAACTTAGGCGTTGTCGCGGGTTACTTTACAAGGTTCAACTTAGTGATTATATTAGGTTTAGAGGCAATATATCCAATATTTGTAGTTTTCCTAGGCTGGGTTACAAATAATAGGTTTGCAATAGTAGGTGCAATAAGGGAAACTTTCCTTTCTGTATCTTACGACGTTCTGATACTAATGTCAACTCTTTCCTTAGCTTTAGAATATCATACTTTAGATATAGTAGAGATAGTACAAAGTGGCATTCCAGGGGTTATTGCAGATCCTATTGCAGCCTTTGTATTCCTTGTCGCTATGTTGATAGGAAGTTCAAGGTTTCCCTTTGATATAGTTGAAGCGGAGACCGAAGTAGTTATAGGTCCTTATACTGAGTATAGCGGTTTCCTTTTCGTGCTTAATATGGCTGGAACTTACATTGTTAACTTAGTTTACGCTTTGCTCTTCGCGGATCTTTTCTTAGGAGGCTGGCTACCATTCTCGGGCTTCCCGGGTTTGATATTTACGGTATTCAAGGCCGCGCTAATCGTACTCTTTGCGGTATTTTTAAGGTCGGTTTATGGTAGGTATAGAGTAGATCAGGCTTTGAGGGGAGGTTGGAAGTATTTATTTCCTCTCTCATTAGTTTCTCTCGTTATAGGTATGATGGTGGGTTATTTATGGCTCTAG
- a CDS encoding NADH-quinone oxidoreductase subunit D → MNKILSSTGMEIDIVPVEGELNVGPQHPGSGHMRIYVKLNGDIIDDAELDVGYVHRAVEKLSENRNYMHLIPLVERPAILDSIHMNLGYVMAVEKIIATDVPERAQYLRSFAAEVNRIASHLYGLGILGIFLGHSTAFMWGFGDREVWVTILEALTGARVTNSYIIPGGVRRDITPSIMDMTKKAIEYTRKKLLDWRKIFFYNPTIRARLENVGVMTKEKAIEWGAVGPNLRASGVPYDVRRADPYAAYSKLDFEIPVYKEGDGLARGLVRLDEMEQSMRILEQIIKEIPEGNILSDRFFKQIPPIRLKKYWEGQHRIVLPGYYASFRPPKGEATARVESARGELFYYLVSDGSPKPFRLRMITPSYRMIYPFKQLLKGSRFADLVSIYGSLDYFPPEADR, encoded by the coding sequence ATGAATAAAATTTTGTCCTCAACTGGGATGGAAATAGATATAGTTCCAGTTGAGGGAGAGCTCAATGTAGGTCCTCAACATCCAGGATCTGGTCATATGAGGATTTACGTAAAGCTCAACGGCGATATAATAGATGACGCAGAGCTGGACGTAGGATACGTCCATAGGGCTGTGGAGAAGCTTTCTGAAAACAGGAACTACATGCACTTAATTCCGCTCGTGGAGAGACCTGCGATCCTTGACTCGATACATATGAATTTGGGCTACGTAATGGCAGTGGAGAAGATAATAGCGACGGATGTTCCTGAAAGAGCACAGTACCTTAGAAGCTTTGCTGCAGAAGTAAATAGAATAGCTAGTCATCTGTATGGCTTAGGTATCCTTGGAATATTTCTAGGTCATTCTACAGCCTTTATGTGGGGTTTTGGAGATAGAGAAGTATGGGTCACAATACTTGAGGCTTTAACAGGAGCCAGGGTAACCAATTCATATATAATCCCTGGAGGAGTAAGAAGGGATATCACTCCTTCTATAATGGATATGACAAAGAAGGCTATCGAATACACCAGAAAGAAACTCCTAGACTGGAGGAAAATATTCTTCTACAATCCTACTATTAGAGCCAGGCTGGAAAACGTAGGTGTAATGACTAAGGAAAAAGCAATTGAATGGGGAGCTGTTGGCCCTAACCTAAGAGCTTCTGGTGTACCTTACGATGTTAGAAGAGCGGATCCTTATGCTGCATATTCTAAACTGGACTTCGAAATTCCAGTTTACAAGGAGGGAGACGGTCTAGCGAGAGGTCTAGTTAGGCTAGATGAGATGGAACAGAGCATGAGAATCTTAGAGCAGATTATAAAGGAAATACCTGAAGGTAATATACTTTCGGACAGGTTCTTCAAACAGATACCTCCTATAAGACTTAAGAAATATTGGGAAGGACAGCATAGGATAGTACTTCCAGGATATTATGCATCCTTTAGGCCTCCAAAGGGGGAGGCTACAGCCAGGGTTGAGTCTGCCCGTGGAGAGCTCTTCTATTACTTAGTAAGCGACGGCTCCCCTAAACCCTTCAGGCTTAGGATGATCACTCCGTCATACAGAATGATATACCCTTTCAAACAGCTCCTAAAGGGATCCAGATTCGCAGACCTAGTATCCATTTATGGTAGTTTAGATTATTTCCCCCCAGAAGCTGATAGGTGA
- the thyX gene encoding FAD-dependent thymidylate synthase produces the protein MFSVKLVSYTRDGERVVAIASKMSRSRKGWSHHEETMSDEEAETWIKDAVLHGYWSPLEHSSYTFSIEGVSRVASHQLVRHRIASYTQMSHRFAKPVDEYYQPIVPPSMEKRAAELAEKGYKEAYDVYFSLLSQGVPEEDARYLLPNGVNTNVVVTMNARELYNFFSLRLCSRAQWEIRKIAWAMLDEVKKVHPRLFKYAGPSCLIHENFIREKPMTLETLGTFVSERCIEGVTRDGIVKCISNSKHF, from the coding sequence ATGTTCTCAGTTAAGCTTGTCTCTTATACTCGCGACGGAGAACGCGTCGTCGCAATAGCGTCAAAGATGTCCAGAAGCAGAAAGGGATGGAGTCACCATGAAGAAACCATGTCTGATGAAGAAGCGGAGACTTGGATAAAGGACGCAGTTCTCCACGGTTATTGGTCTCCCCTTGAACACTCCTCCTACACCTTCTCGATAGAAGGCGTGTCGAGGGTTGCCTCCCATCAACTGGTAAGGCACCGTATCGCGTCGTATACTCAGATGTCCCATCGTTTCGCAAAGCCCGTGGACGAGTATTATCAACCTATTGTACCTCCCTCTATGGAGAAGAGAGCCGCAGAGCTTGCAGAGAAAGGTTACAAGGAGGCATACGACGTATATTTTTCGTTATTATCCCAGGGCGTTCCAGAAGAGGATGCCCGTTATCTTCTACCCAACGGAGTCAACACTAACGTTGTCGTTACAATGAACGCCCGTGAATTATACAACTTCTTCTCTCTTCGTCTGTGTTCAAGGGCTCAATGGGAGATCAGAAAAATCGCATGGGCAATGTTGGACGAAGTGAAAAAAGTCCATCCTCGCCTCTTCAAGTATGCTGGTCCATCATGTTTAATACATGAGAACTTCATAAGGGAGAAACCGATGACTCTTGAAACTCTGGGAACCTTCGTATCTGAAAGGTGCATAGAAGGGGTTACAAGGGATGGTATAGTAAAGTGTATATCTAACTCAAAACATTTCTAG
- a CDS encoding NADH-quinone oxidoreductase subunit K encodes MILLGYMSLSLSIVLVAVGLYGIIASKNVIRVLLSSEIILNASILFLFSVSLVLGLVYKPIIFSVFAIGMALTEVVVAFAAIILYYRQKGSLEVD; translated from the coding sequence ATGATACTCTTAGGTTATATGTCTCTTTCCTTGTCCATAGTTCTTGTGGCTGTAGGTCTATATGGGATCATAGCTAGCAAGAACGTGATCAGGGTTCTACTATCCTCAGAAATAATTCTAAATGCGTCAATACTTTTCCTTTTTTCAGTATCCCTAGTATTAGGTTTAGTTTATAAGCCAATTATTTTTTCTGTTTTTGCGATAGGTATGGCTCTAACTGAAGTAGTGGTCGCTTTTGCGGCCATAATACTTTACTATCGTCAAAAGGGTTCTTTAGAGGTGGATTGA
- a CDS encoding NADH-quinone oxidoreductase subunit C — protein MTTLSELIKEFQSLKLQAKLESPNRATLVVDKDKLREIASLLKSKGFDHVISVTGMDYQEQSKLEVVYHFSSYTVEELKDAIVALRSSTSYEDPNFPSLYSIFESVWTGERETFETLGIYFRDHPDMRRMFLPEDFEGVYPLRKSFKIKLEGVFIDKPV, from the coding sequence ATGACGACCTTATCCGAATTAATAAAGGAGTTTCAATCCCTCAAACTACAAGCTAAGCTTGAATCTCCCAATAGAGCTACACTCGTAGTAGATAAGGATAAATTAAGGGAGATAGCATCGTTGCTGAAGAGCAAGGGCTTCGATCATGTTATTTCAGTAACTGGGATGGACTATCAAGAGCAGTCAAAGTTGGAGGTTGTATATCACTTCTCCTCCTATACCGTAGAGGAACTGAAAGATGCCATAGTTGCCCTTAGATCTTCAACCTCATACGAGGATCCTAACTTCCCGTCGCTTTATTCTATTTTCGAAAGCGTATGGACTGGAGAGAGGGAAACTTTCGAAACATTGGGAATATACTTTAGAGACCATCCGGATATGAGGAGAATGTTCCTCCCTGAAGACTTTGAGGGTGTTTACCCTCTAAGAAAGTCCTTTAAGATAAAGTTGGAAGGTGTTTTCATTGACAAGCCAGTCTGA
- the nuoI gene encoding NADH-quinone oxidoreductase subunit NuoI, with protein sequence MKEYQKANPLKLFAEHVQSIGTGLKYLVKPQRITLFYPEEALSLPTGYRGLIRLYKDVCIGCTLCALICPADAMKMATEEGKKLPMINYGRCVFCGFCVDVCPVDALKETRVHDVAFSNRRDLVFNPDKFNRNFDQPVSMDKPVRKMKTVIDEKKGIRYVPDE encoded by the coding sequence ATGAAGGAATATCAGAAGGCTAATCCTCTGAAGCTATTCGCCGAACATGTACAGAGCATAGGAACTGGACTAAAGTATCTTGTCAAACCTCAGAGGATAACTCTTTTCTACCCAGAAGAAGCCTTGTCCCTCCCTACGGGCTACCGTGGGTTAATTAGGCTATACAAGGATGTATGCATAGGCTGTACGTTATGTGCCCTAATATGCCCAGCCGACGCGATGAAGATGGCTACGGAGGAAGGGAAAAAACTTCCTATGATTAACTACGGTAGATGTGTGTTCTGTGGTTTCTGTGTTGACGTGTGTCCTGTCGACGCTCTAAAGGAAACCAGAGTTCACGACGTTGCCTTTTCTAACAGGAGGGACCTGGTTTTCAATCCTGACAAGTTCAATCGTAACTTTGATCAACCCGTCTCTATGGACAAACCTGTGAGAAAAATGAAGACCGTAATAGATGAAAAGAAAGGGATCAGGTATGTTCCTGACGAGTGA
- the ndhC gene encoding NADH-quinone oxidoreductase subunit A: MALTQAFLAFGLPIIIFLGAGLGGYKIISLIVPSEPNPVKLSRFEAGNIPTGEGRLWFPLQYYGYLLVYTTLEPLIVFLFLVASASYSGNLILFRNLVAVVGTFIVVLYPILNYAIKQINIVLNWELRR; the protein is encoded by the coding sequence ATGGCTCTAACACAGGCTTTTCTTGCCTTCGGGCTACCGATAATAATATTTCTAGGTGCTGGTTTGGGAGGGTACAAGATAATTTCTCTTATAGTCCCATCCGAACCCAACCCAGTGAAACTTAGTAGATTCGAGGCAGGCAACATTCCGACTGGAGAAGGAAGACTATGGTTTCCCCTTCAATATTATGGATATTTGTTGGTATATACTACGCTAGAACCTCTCATAGTTTTCCTATTCCTAGTAGCTTCAGCATCTTACTCTGGTAACTTAATACTTTTCAGGAACCTAGTCGCAGTAGTTGGGACTTTCATAGTGGTACTCTATCCAATTCTTAATTATGCAATAAAGCAAATCAACATAGTCCTCAATTGGGAGTTGAGAAGATGA
- a CDS encoding NADH-quinone oxidoreductase subunit J, translated as MFLTSELLQLIIFGIFSVVSLIAAVYIINSKNVFYAAVSLAFLGIAIAVLIADLAPASYSIYSAFHILLYVGATVVFLSISMVIFKDLYVKQERVTPSGIAVAVTAVALFLAVIFGLSSSSGTNVPPVSLQELATDLLTSFWFPAIVLVVALLTTLIEAITLARRD; from the coding sequence ATGTTCCTGACGAGTGAACTGCTACAATTGATAATCTTCGGAATTTTCTCTGTTGTATCCTTAATAGCAGCAGTGTATATAATAAATTCCAAGAATGTATTTTACGCCGCAGTTAGCCTTGCATTCCTGGGAATAGCAATAGCTGTCCTGATTGCAGACCTTGCTCCAGCTTCCTATTCTATTTACTCGGCTTTCCATATTTTACTTTACGTGGGTGCTACTGTAGTATTCTTATCTATCTCAATGGTAATATTTAAAGATCTTTACGTTAAACAGGAAAGAGTCACACCTTCGGGAATAGCTGTCGCAGTTACGGCTGTTGCCTTGTTCTTAGCAGTTATATTTGGTCTTTCCAGCTCTTCAGGTACAAACGTTCCTCCGGTTTCACTTCAAGAATTAGCTACTGATTTATTAACTAGTTTTTGGTTTCCAGCTATAGTTTTGGTGGTAGCTTTACTTACCACCTTAATTGAGGCTATAACTCTAGCAAGGAGGGATTAG